A genomic region of Elephas maximus indicus isolate mEleMax1 chromosome 10, mEleMax1 primary haplotype, whole genome shotgun sequence contains the following coding sequences:
- the LOC126084369 gene encoding uncharacterized protein LOC126084369, translating to MGIPEHLIVFMRNLYIDQEAVVRSEQGDTDWFKVRKGVLQGCILSPYLFNLYAEQIIREAALYEEEQGIRIGGRLINNLHYADDTTLLAETEEDLKHLLMKIKGHSLQYGLHLNIKKTKILTTGPMSNIMINGEEIEAVKDFILLGSTINSHGSSSQEIKRRVALGKSAAKDLFKVLKSKDVTLKTKVCLTQAMVFSITSYACESWTMNKEDRRKDDTFELWYWRRILNIPWTAKRTNKSVLEEVWQECSLEARMARLHLTHFGHVVRRDQSLKKDIMLGRVQGQRKRGRPSTKWIDTVAATMSSSITMIVRMAQDQAVFRSVVQKASMSWNRLDDT from the coding sequence atgggaattccagaacacttaattgtgttcatgaggaacctttacatagatcaagaggcagttgttcggtcagaacaaggggatactgattggtttaaagtcaggaaaggtgtgcttcagggttgtattctttcaccatacctatttaatctgtatgctgaacaaataatccgagaagctgcactatatgaagaagaacagggcatcaggattggaggaagactcattaacaacctgcattatgcagatgacacaaccttgcttgctgaaactgaagaggacttgaagcacttactaatgaagatcaaaggccacagccttcagtatggattacacctcaacataaagaaaacaaaaatcctcacaactggaccaatgagcaacatcatgataaacggagaagagattgaggccgtcaaggatttcattttacttggatccacaatcaacagccatggaagcagcagtcaggaaatcaaaagacgcgttgcattgggtaaatctgctgcaaaggacctcttcaaagtgttgaagagcaaagatgtcaccctgaagactaaggtgtgcctgacccaagccatggtattttcaatcacatcatatgcatgtgaaagctggacaatgaataaggaagaccgaagaaaagatgacacctttgaattgtggtactggcgaagaatattgaatataccatggactgccaaaagaacgaacaaatctgtcttggaagaagtatggcaagaatgctccttagaggcaaggatggcgagactgcatcttacacactttggacatgttgtcaggagggatcagtccctgaagaaggacatcatgcttggcagagtacagggtcagcggaaaagaggaagaccctcaacgaagtggattgacacagtggctgcaacaatgagctcaagcataacaatgattgtaaggatggcacaggaccaggctgtgtttcgttctgttgtacaaaaggcctctatgagttggaaccgacttgacgacacctaa